In the genome of Pagrus major chromosome 17, Pma_NU_1.0, the window GCGAGCGTTTATTTCAAACGTCTTGCTAGCTAACTGCTACCTGTACGAGCTGCTTAAACACATTAAttgcaagtttatttattttacttaatggtgtgtttttgtatgttgtGGCGTGatttttaaagctgaactgTGACAAGCACCAGTGAGCAACAGGCTTTAAAACATCCTTTGCATCCTACATAAACTAATGAGTATCATACAAACGTCCTCCTGTCGTTTACTACACTTTTCATAAGCAACTTATTAGCTGTTAGCTGATTTCACCTTAATAACACGGTCGGTTCTCTGTATGCACACGTCCTGACAGTTTTTGACATGTTCTGCTGTCAATTCCACTTTTATGTCATGACCCAcaagacatttacatttctctaACTTTACGTGTTTTGTTTGGTGGCAAATTCCTCCATTTTCATGTTGAAGTGTGTGTTCAGGTCGAGCATGTGATGTCATGCTAGCATTCTTTACATACTCTTCCCTTACTGCATGTTTACCTACTGATCCCTGCTCTCagctttcctttcctctcccacAAGTTTCTTTCAAAACAGCACTCAAGTCCATATGCAGTATGACTCACAGTGactacacatatacacagacaaacagaaaagcaaTTTATTGTCCCGCAGACACTGACTGGAACACTCACCCATACCACTAatcctttttgttgtttttttgtctgtctctggGACTTTGGTTTCCTCACATCGGAAGATGATTAAGTCCAGGGTCAATTAGTTATTCTGAATCATATTGTACTTGCTGGCAAGTATGCAAAGAGCTTTGGTGGGGCCAGTGAATGGGGGAAACATTTCAACCTGGGTGTTGCAACGCTGTGATTGACACACAAGACAGGGTAAGGCGATGTAGTGACAGGTAgcacaggtgaacatcctgtCTGCCAGTGTGGACCTGTAAGGGCCTGCCAGAAAAGCCTCAAGTGAAAAACAATGTCGCTGGGCTGCTTTTGATTGTCTGCTATCCTGCCACCCAGTTCGActccagttttctgtaataCACCAACTGGTCAGAACAGGCTGAATACATATTCTTGTCTGTGTAAAACTCCAAACAGACTGGCCTGGAGACAGACTTAGGTGAAAGGGTTCAGTGAGCAGGGGAAGATTACCGGCCACCCAGAACTTCCTCAGCACTGCAGCCTCTGTGGCCTCCCACCGGAAGGTGACAGATCCACGCTCTGTTGCCCACAGTTACAGTATGTGGCTGTGGCATTTCCAGGGAATCCTTTGGGGGCTTGAGGAGGGGCAATAACATCCAAAGGTTTATGGTATTAGGAGCTGCAGAGCTGTCGGGAAGTAGGGGGAACGGCTGGCGTGATGCAggatgtgtgtgacagagggtGAGCGGAAGGTTATCCTCCTGTTTCCCCTCAAACAAATCTCCAGGAGCCTTATATGGAAGACAGGGACTGGGATGGTGTGTAGGCTCAGATGGACCCCTGGTGCCTTTTTCAAGTTTTGACCATTCTTGGAACACGTCaccatttgacattttggtcaCTGGTTTTGAGACAGCCACCCCCACAGCACTTATCTGTGTGTGACCACTGTGGGAattgagtcatttattttctgcgCCCCACAGGGATGTTAGAGGGTctaaatatttgtgtttccCGTTCCACTTGAAGTATTAGTCACAGCCACCGCAGTTCAGAGGAAGTAATGAATCAACACTTACgaaattattatttacatgGAAAGTAgtgcataaatacattttaaaaagcaaactTTTGATTCAGTTTCTTGCCTTTCTTCCTCAGGATCAACATCTTTTTagatacaataaaaaaatatagcaTAGAGCATCTTTCGCAGTATATCCAGTGTACAGGTCTGTGGAGCTGAGTactttcttcatcagcagttGTGTCATCTTGCAGTTATGATCAGAGGAGTATAAACATGCACTCGTCTGTTTTACATGTTCAGAAACAATTTATTACTCATCCGTCCTAAAATGGTACATCAACAAAGCCCTTAATATTCTGTGGATTTCATTGAGAGAATTAATGACGAAACTGTTTGCGGTTGTGTTATTTTGGCTTAATTTAAGCTTGAGGTGCTCAGCTGGTAGCTCTTCTCCTGGCACTGATGTTTTGGAAGTGAAGCTTACTATTTATACTTTGATAACCATCAGCTGTGtgagaaataaatatttcctgTAATTCCGGATTGACAACTGAAACGATGAGATAATCAATTTGTCAATCAACAGAAGATCAAAAGGCaaacattttgatcattttagttaatttattttttatgtcattttaataaaatgagaACGATTCCAATAATTCACTAGTTCCAGCTTGTCAAATGTGAATGTTTGCTGGTTTCTTTAGTCTTCTTTAATTTTCAACTGAACATCATCTTTCAGACAGAACAAGGAGTGTGAATACTCAAACTTGGGCCATGTTTGAAATTGTGATTGccatttttcactctttttcctGATATTTAACCAGTGACCTAATGATCAATTTGTCGAAAATAGTAATTAAGAGTAATCcattaataaaaaagataaacaaaagcaCAGCCCTCATACACTTCAAAAAGTGAATTTAAATAATGAATACTTGTTTGTACTTTACAAGAATTTTGTTAAGAATTTCattaattacattatttaaaaacacaaataacttTGAACTTTTGCTGCTGTCACATTTTCAGCCAGCgctgaaaaactgaaaacagttcAGTCCCCAAACAGACAACTTTTTGGTAAAAAAGTTAACAAGTGAAACATCATGAAACATGAAggctgactgctgtgatcatttttaaagaGCCTCATCATAAGCAAGTGGTCAGGATCTTATTCTGAAAtgagaaacatgaaaacatgtccCAGTGTTGGATTTACCTTGTGAATTAATGGCTTTCTCCTATCTCAGCCTCCTAATTGTCCTTGTATTATTTCAGGTAATGGCTGTGGACACACAGTGCTGGGCACAGAGTCTGGCACACTGGCATCGCAGAACTACCCAGGCACCTACCCCAGTAACACCTGGTGTAAGTGGAGGCTCCGCGTGGCGGAGGGACGTACGCTGCGACTGCTGTTTGGGGATTTTGACATTGAGAGCAGTCCAGGCTGCAGCAACGGCTCTCTCGTGATCACAGACAAGAACGGAGAACCCAGTCTGGGTAAGCTTGTTCAGAAGTGGTCTCGTGTCTCTTCGATTTCTTCTTTACTGGAATACCTGCTGATAGACTTTATGCGCCTTGTCATTACTGATGTTTCCTCAGCAATGATTGCGGAATACACACAGGATGCCATTCCATTGACACATTGGCTGAAGAGGCAATCCAAGTTTCGCAATCGACACATGCACATCTTCCAACCAGGAATTTCAAATCATGTCTTGAGGGCATAAAAAATTGACAGCACACTAAAAATGTGGCTTGAGACATTCATAAGATAGAAATATTGTGCTAGGctgcatttgtgtttattatcaGATTCCACAGTACCTGctcataactttttttttattatgtctgATGGGGAGGTGTTCTTGCATGTCGATTTCCCATGTGACAGTCTAGCTGTAGGTATGGGATACGAACATGGCAGGAAACCACTAGCAGTGTTAGACAGACTTAAATAATCTTACATCTGATGATAAATACTGACAAAGCGACTGACGATATTCCACTATTCAAGAATGTAATTTGCGGTTTGTGTAGGCGTCTGTTTACGTTGTATATTtagaaaaaacatgtatttgtgtttatgtccaggtccagtgtgtgggaAGCTTGATGCATCACAGAAGAATGTGACACTTCAAAGTAGTGAAGTGATAATAATCTTCAGGTCAGGCCCTCACCGCTCTGGACGAGGGTTTCTACTGTCCTATGCCACAGACCAGTATCCAGGTATGATATTTGTGACCAGTTGATTACTATTTGTGAAGGGCCTACATGGTTATAATAAGAATATGAATGTTGTTGTCTGTGGTCACACTGCTGTTGAGTTATTACTGTTGTTATTGTAGCCGAGCACGTAGCTCAGCTTTTCTGATTCATTGTTTGAATTCAATTTCTAAAATCTGCTCATTTACAAGTGTAAACTGGTGTAATTTTAACACCAACGTCTGTGTGAATatttgtccgtgtgtgtgtgtgtgtgtgtgtgtgtgtgtgtgtgtgtgcgtactcaagttgtgtgtatgtgtggtcgTGAGTGAATGACTCACTTCTTATTGGCATTCAACCTCCATCGCTATCTTTGCTCTGGCGTGTTTGCTCAGAAAGTCTCCTCTCAGGCTGAATGGAGTGAGGCCTCAGGCTTCAGTCTGTCGCTTGGAGTGgctgcatttctttttcactccCCCGCCTCTTCATCAGCCAGTTAACCACTGCAAGCCCACAAACAACACTTTAACTCTCTCTACCCTTGCAACAACAGACTGTAACATGTGTATAGGGACATTTATTAAAGGATTAAAATCCAAATTTAATGTTTCTGGATTGTGTGGATTCAAGTGATGCAAAGGTCAGGTCTTCCTGTGTATCATCATAATAACTATGTAGACATGTTTAGTCTGAATGCTAGTCTATACTTAGAGATAGTTTCCTTTTCTCTGGGTGAAGTCATCCCTTTTCTGCAGTATGTATCATAGTTTCCTGTTTTTTACCAAGTTGTTGATGAAATCTGGCAGTGTCTGGAGCTAAGCCCATGTTCAGACATACAAACCGCTGTCTGTTAACTGTGATCACACGAGGACCATTCGCTGTACTCGTGAACTGTGACAAAGTCACAGTAACAAAGGGCTCAGTCACATCAACAACAGTGATGAGCGCTCATCACCTAATATAGCACACTTAGAACATGTCTCACACAgaatctgtttgtgtgtggttgagAGAATGGCGGGGGGTATTATGTAAGCCTGAGATACTGACCAACACTGTGCTTTTCAAGTCCACCAATACATACTAGGGATGCATGGCTTTATCGGCCAAACATCGATATCGGTTGATATTCACCTTGTTGACTTCTATCAGGAAACAAGATTACATTaactgatggcagtggctgaTATCTGTCGTGTCACATTAATCAATTAGGCACTGGCACATTCATGACCTGTTGTCTTGTGACATTCCTGCCATCAGTTTATTAGGCTGTGCAAGTACAGAAAAATGCTTATTATTTAGTAGATGGTTGTATAGCATGCTTAAAGGGCGTTTGAAgtagaaagaaaacatctgCATTCAGACAGATTGTTAATGAAAACATTGGTagcccagaatttcacaatcgATGTATCCCTGATACATACTGTTTAAGagtttgaaaggtttttttgGCTGTGTTGATTTAAGTACACAagtatgtatacatacatgtgtatAAATGTCTGTGTTGCCTTTGCAGATCTCATTTCATGTTTACAACGAGGATCTCATTTTAGCTCGCAGCATTTGAGGTAAGTGGTTAACCTCTACATTTCCCTCTATAGAATCTGTTTTCCTACAACAGTGAGTGTTTCTCACGTTATTCTGCTGTTTCTCAGTGTTTACTGCCCTGCTGGATGTAAGAACGTCACAGGGGATGTTTGGGGAAACTCTGAACAAGGTTACAGAGATGTAagtaaacatgtttcatttcataCAGTTGTATTAGACTTTTTGGACTGATGAGCTGAAGTTATGAATTGAATATCCCCTCTGCTACAGACCTCAGTCTTGTGCAAGTCTGCAGTCCATGCTGGGGCTGCGTCTGATAGTCTGGGAGGTCACGTCACTGTGAATCGTGGGAGAAGTCTCACACTCTACGAATCCACCTTTGCCAATGGAATCCTTTCAAAAACGTGTGTCTGCTGTTATTGTACTCAAAAATTCAATCAGCGGATATTTGATTTACGGAGAAGACATGATATAGATTATGCAACAACCTTTTAACTGTCTTCTGCTTGACAGGGGATCATTATCTGAAAAGAAGCTACTCTTCAGCAAAGGTATGAGCAAGACATTATGTTAATCATTGCATGTCATTTTCAAAGGGCATACCCAGCGTTATTGCAGGTTTTAACCCATTTACTACAAGTAACACATTACTTGCATGTCTGAAATCCTTAGGCTTCCATTCCTTTCATTATGGTGTTTAAAAATCAGTTTCTTTAATAATGCATTTCATCATATGGCTGTAAAGTTGTGGGCAATAAAGTAAACAGGATTTTCTGTTTATAAAAACACTTCGGTCATCGGTCCATCCTTTCCTCTTGACCCTGAACAGAATGCAACAACATCCTGAGTGTTTCTGGCTTAAATGCCTCATCGTTCTGGGATAAAAGCAGTCAGGAGAACTCAGTGGTCTGGTCCTCCAGAAACATACCCTGGGCAGCAGGCAGTAATGATCCGAACCCAtgggtggagctggagctgagtgaCAGAAGCACTATCGCAGGTAAGAATGTCAAAATAACAAGGTTTCAATTatgcttgtttttaatatacTTTAATGAAGCCAGTCTTTTGaagggatttgttgacaataagaaacattttgaatatCACCGGATttatcctttaaatgttttacttggCTGAATGTATCAAACATGCTCTTTTTTTCAGGGATTATAACAACGGGATCAAACGAGTACTACATAGAATCATACATTCTTCTTTTCAGCAAGGACAGAAAGAGTTGGAAGCTTTACAAAGGTGCcctcagcaaagaaaaaaaggtatGCATTGTACTATACTAACGGATGTTCACTTGATGGTTCCTACTGAGGCAAACAAAGCTGATGTGACCGCTGAATTTACACTGTAGGCTTCCTGGTCTTCTCTGTAAATAATTAACTGGGTCGTTATGGTCCCCAGGTGTTTGAGGCCTACACCGATGGCCACCTCAGGGTTCACAACAGCTTTTTTCCTCCTGTGGTGGCTCGGTTTGTCCGGCTTCAGCCACTGAGCTGGCATGGCCGAGCCTCAGTTCAGGTCCAAATTTTGGGCTGTCCTGTTGCCAAGGTCACACCAAGGTCACGCTCACCTGCTGGTAGGTATTCTCACTACTCATCAGGAATTAACCTGATCTGTTGACAGTGTGAATTCAGGTCTGGACTGATATTATGATGTTACGACAGAATCTCCATCCATCAAAGTGAACATGGGCACACCACGCCCGAGTCCCACTCCCACCCCCACAGAGGGCCCAGTGTTGGTGGAAACAAGACTGAGTATGTACTTGTGTCACCTTCTAATTTCAAATGTGTACAATGAGgaagaatacatttaaaatcagtaAAAACAGTGTAGTATAGCCTTCTCTCATTCAGCATTGTGTACATTGCAATAAACTGCATTCCTTCCTCACGCTTGTACAAGTGTTTACTCACTGAGACACTTGTTCTCCTGCAGGTTCCAGTCAGCCAGTTATAGTGGCAGTGGGAGTGGTGCTGGCGCTGTTGATGTGCGGCAGTTGTTTGTTGGCTGGAGTCTGGTGGAAGCGAAGGTACTGCATGTTAATACTGcactgaatgtatttatttactagGTACAGATGATTCATAACACATGACGTACCGTCACTGTCCACACTTGGATACTTTTGGGGACTGATACTGAGGTTCATGATGATTAGGGCTGTGACTAACAACTATTTgtattattgatttgtttgctatttattctttttgattaattgagatttttggctttttttttgtttttgcctagaaaaagactgaaacgattaatccAATACAAAAATAGTTCCAGTTAAAACTAGAGTAGGTTGTGTATTTTAGAAGCATTTTTTAGTTATATTTGTTGCAATTCTCCTAACGTCCAGACagcaatcaatcaaacaaacgCTCTGACAAAAATTAAATGCCAGAATTAAATGATTGGACGGACCACCTGCCTGTCCATGTCAACTGCACATGCACTCATTGTGTATGACCACCAGACTAGGAGGATATATTGCTAAAGCCTTTAGCGTGCAAGATTCAAAGAGGAAGTGCAGCTAAACTTGCCCAATACcaacatgctagcttgacagctgtAAGTACTAACAATAACTatgttcattatgataatgtg includes:
- the LOC141012449 gene encoding discoidin, CUB and LCCL domain-containing protein 1 isoform X1 yields the protein MPAKCENIQDAVKSLVAAFWITFSVCSVGVDGQEGNGCGHTVLGTESGTLASQNYPGTYPSNTWCKWRLRVAEGRTLRLLFGDFDIESSPGCSNGSLVITDKNGEPSLGPVCGKLDASQKNVTLQSSEVIIIFRSGPHRSGRGFLLSYATDQYPDLISCLQRGSHFSSQHLSVYCPAGCKNVTGDVWGNSEQGYRDTSVLCKSAVHAGAASDSLGGHVTVNRGRSLTLYESTFANGILSKTGSLSEKKLLFSKECNNILSVSGLNASSFWDKSSQENSVVWSSRNIPWAAGSNDPNPWVELELSDRSTIAGIITTGSNEYYIESYILLFSKDRKSWKLYKGALSKEKKVFEAYTDGHLRVHNSFFPPVVARFVRLQPLSWHGRASVQVQILGCPVAKVTPRSRSPAESPSIKVNMGTPRPSPTPTPTEGPVLVETRLSSSQPVIVAVGVVLALLMCGSCLLAGVWWKRRKKDSQLKYSLPTIGCQSFQAKSLPCPQSELISYPLERNVHDALPSPPLNDYAEPAVGQKVGSTFRPSSDEGYTTPFTFSHYDTPGNLPEYAEPLPPEPEYATPFSEQLSESHGPPLPAPNAGTRTKSSHTQYDCPSHRMLSNGYCTPALHASGPRPISVVYAEPKSCDSLLHKHTYEQPL
- the LOC141012449 gene encoding discoidin, CUB and LCCL domain-containing protein 1 isoform X2, translating into MPAKCENIQDAVKSLVAAFWITFSVCSVGVDGQEGNGCGHTVLGTESGTLASQNYPGTYPSNTWCKWRLRVAEGRTLRLLFGDFDIESSPGCSNGSLVITDKNGEPSLGPVCGKLDASQKNVTLQSSEVIIIFRSGPHRSGRGFLLSYATDQYPDLISCLQRGSHFSSQHLSVYCPAGCKNVTGDVWGNSEQGYRDTSVLCKSAVHAGAASDSLGGHVTVNRGRSLTLYESTFANGILSKTGSLSEKKLLFSKECNNILSVSGLNASSFWDKSSQENSVVWSSRNIPWAAGSNDPNPWVELELSDRSTIAGIITTGSNEYYIESYILLFSKDRKSWKLYKGALSKEKKVFEAYTDGHLRVHNSFFPPVVARFVRLQPLSWHGRASVQVQILGCPVAKVTPRSRSPAESPSIKVNMGTPRPSPTPTPTEGPVLVETRLSSSQPVIVAVGVVLALLMCGSCLLAGVWWKRRKKDSQLKYSLPTSCQSFQAKSLPCPQSELISYPLERNVHDALPSPPLNDYAEPAVGQKVGSTFRPSSDEGYTTPFTFSHYDTPGNLPEYAEPLPPEPEYATPFSEQLSESHGPPLPAPNAGTRTKSSHTQYDCPSHRMLSNGYCTPALHASGPRPISVVYAEPKSCDSLLHKHTYEQPL